In a genomic window of Rana temporaria unplaced genomic scaffold, aRanTem1.1, whole genome shotgun sequence:
- the LOC120922493 gene encoding uncharacterized protein LOC120922493 produces MTSKGKTSGSRYNYSSRSHQSTSHSGKIQSFKIPKLPARNPAQEKRESSVGPANRVVKKYEKQRSSFILPPGVESQRLLNLKKQLKVTSAAALKKQRAMAAERSRAPKQDSESELEEQEVSDVEYVMEENARSRSETQKTKRRISSTSQSPEPQPKTRNRSTSESSSRSSTSKPRVRKRSISPKPRSRSPKSTKRRARKSRSRSAVRRPAPSTQARVSKKHTRSKSMERAYERNTERSRSSYSEEERERSPPPVKKTLKLKHTSPESRMIQEINALGEVACKMMESLKTEGNQAVRMKDFENDIKVFYNIAYPDKNLIPLNLNYPDLFKLLVEQYKKEKEELKQFEEACKLFHKSYATQPKEQPTHSDLLKTIKAATVKRFQKAKASETDYKQGHATYTATAAPGTSVSTSHQVQGSRPTTSSLCSTGEETEHETAANFLDLRDDKEKPVKKSKSKLSWDNLVLPTVSVLQKQRLELQRLDRSCRVEEDVRGIGASMSYNLPSLSRNTFVANTVSAPKSRTVFFLTFAKQELLTENHQLCLNEALVFKQHLFELFLFLTKYTGGGIYQIMLEPVVLQDQEEKLNPHLTYEMSTGVLFLFVLPRCKSLETLPFDVQLFNAKQQKVIAGAKKSNLPHVQNAADKAEKAMNSSAMENNTIEYRLNEDQTLGNAKHTLVKAIKKLICHNMGLITMKDLMLKGSGETLFPHINFATNYFKHTGASALPKKISFRQSAQQNFSFPKNFGVRYITEIAWRYFIYRDACLAKESATINDCNMNDDPLPGTCELCLARTLWRFHVSNMNGCPILQSFRRSTAEGALTRLLDGLADCEPDSTAFKLQGSSEIMIFKLETMELFPSQYRNVELPCLRPFTDD; encoded by the coding sequence ATGACTTCGAAGGGCAAGACCTCCGGCAGCAGATATAACTATTcgtctagaagtcaccagagtaCCTCTCACTCCGGCAAAATCCAATCTTTCAAAATACCCAAACTCCCCGCACGAAACCCAgcacaagaaaaaagagaaagctcTGTGGGCCCAGCCAACCGTGTGGTGAAAAAGTACGAAAAGCAGAGGTCCTCTTTCATCTTACCACCGGGCGTTGAGAGCCAAAGGCTACTGAACCTGAAAAAACAATTAAAAGTAACATCAGCCGCAGCCCTAAAAAAACAAAGAGCCATGGCCGCAGAAAGATCCCGCGCTCCTAAGCAAGACTCAGAGTCTGAACTCGAGGAACAGGAGGTGTCCGACGTCGAGTATGTGATGGAAGAAAATGCACGCTCTAGGTCGGAAACCCAAAAGACCAAACGCAGAATCAGCTCTACCTCTCAAAGCCCTGAGCCACAGCCCAAGACCCGTAACCGGTCCACCTCAGAATCCAGTTCACGCTCGTCAACCTCTAAGCCCAGGGTCCGCAAGAGAAGCATTTCTCCCAAGCCCAGGTCTCGCTCTCCCAAGTCCACCAAGAGGCGTGCGAGGAAGAGCAGGTCACGCTCCGCTGTCCGCAGACCTGCCCCCTCCACCCAAGCCAGAGTGTCTAAAAAGCACACCAGGTCCAAGAGCATGGAAAGGGCGTACGAACGCAACACTGAGAGAAGCAGGAGCTCATATtcggaggaggagagagaaagatcCCCCCCTCCTGTTAAAAAGACTTTGAAACTTAAACACACCTCGCCCGAGTCTAGGATGATACAGGAAATCAATGCTTTAGGAGAGGTCGCCTGCAAGATGATGGAAAGCCTAAAGACGGAAGGCAATCAAGCAGTCAGGATGAAAGATTTTGAAAATGACATTAAAGTATTTTACAACATTGCCTACCCGGACAAGAATCTAATACCCCTCAACCTTAATTACCCAGACCTCTTTAAACTGCTGGTGGAacagtacaaaaaagaaaaagaagaactgAAGCAGTTTGAAGAAGCCTGCAAGCTTTTCCACAAGTCCTACGCCACGCAGCCTAAGGAGCAACCCACGCACTCCGACCTGCTGAAAACCATTAAGGCGGCCACTGTCAAAAGATTCCAAAAAGCTAAGGCCTCCGAAACAGATTACAAACAAGGACATGCCACTTACACGGCTACCGCAGCCCCAGGCACCTCAGTCTCCACTTCTCACCAGGTGCAAGGCTCCAGGCCCACAACCTCCAGCCTCTGTTCCACAGGCGAAGAGACAGAGCACGAGACGGCAGCAAACTTCTTAGACCTGAGAGACGATAAGGAAAAACCCGTCAAAAAGAGCAAAAGCAAGCTCTCATGGGACAACCTGGTGTTGCCAACTGTTTCTGTATTGCAGAAACAAAGACTGGAACTTCAGCGTCTTGATCGAAGTTGCCGCGTTGAGGAAGACGTGCGTGGTATAGGCGCCAGTATGTCATACAATCTGCCATCCCTGTCACGTAACACTTTCGTTGCCAATACGGTTTCGGCTCCAAAGTCCCGCACGGTCTTCTTTCTTACTTTTGCAAAACAAGAACTCCTGACCGAAAACCACCAGCTATGCCTGAACGAAGCCTTGGTTTTCAAACAGCACCTCTTTGAACTCTTTCTCTTTCTGACAAAGTATACGGGGGGCGGCATCTATCAGATTATGCTAGAGCCGGTGGTTCTCCAGGACCAAGAAGAAAAACTGAACCCCCACCTCACATATGAAATGTCGACTGGAGTGCTGTTTCTTTTTGTACTGCCCAGATGCAAGAGTTTGGAAACACTCCCTTTCGACGTCCAGCTGTTCAACGCCAAGCAGCAGAAGGTGATAGCGGGGGCTAAAAAGTCCAATCTTCCCCACGTGCAGAACGCGGCCGACAAAGCGGAAAAGGCTATGAACTCAAGCGCCATGGAAAACAACACAATAGAGTACAGGCTGAACGAAGATCAGACGTTGGGCAACGCTAAACACACGCTAGTCAAGGCCATCAAGAAGCTGATATGCCACAACATGGGCCTAATCACTATGAAAGACTTGATGCTCAAAGGCTCAGGCGAGACCCTGTTCCCCCACATAAACTTTGCCACCAATTATTTCAAGCACACGGGGGCCTCGGCCTTACCCAAGAAAATCTCTTTCAGGCAATCCGCCCAGCAGAACTTTTCCTTTCCTAAAAACTTTGGCGTCCGGTACATCACAGAGATAGCCTGGCGTTACTTCATCTACAGAGACGCATGCCTGGCCAAAGAGTCCGCTACCATCAACGACTGCAACATGAACGACGATCCTCTGCCCGGCACCTGCGAACTCTGCCTGGCCCGCACGCTGTGGAGGTTTCACGTCTCTAACATGAACGGCTGTCCGATCCTCCAGTCTTTCAGGCGCTCTACGGCCGAGGGCGCTCTGACTCGGCTCCTAGATGGGCTGGCTGACTGCGAACCCGACAGCACGGCTTTTAAACTGcaagggagcagtgaaattatgATCTTCAAGCTCGAGACCATGGAACTGTTCCCTTCCCAGTACCGCAATGTAGAGCTGCCGTGCTTACGTCCCTTTACAGACGACTGA